A window of the Herpetosiphonaceae bacterium genome harbors these coding sequences:
- a CDS encoding sigma-70 family RNA polymerase sigma factor, with protein sequence MTYDESQLIADSQRGDVRAFNVLVEHYQVRLYNLCYRMLGDPDAAADVTQDAFLSAFRNIRRYRGGSFTAWLMRIATNGCYDQLRARQRRPTTSIDAFLDDEDHAPRQFEDRGETPDERSLRNELAGEIQRSLDTLDSDQRLAIVLSDIQGFSYDEISAVTGWPLGTVKSRLSRGRAQLRNVLRQGELLPARYRQSPE encoded by the coding sequence ATGACGTACGATGAATCACAGCTCATAGCCGACAGCCAGCGCGGCGACGTCCGCGCCTTCAACGTGCTGGTCGAGCACTATCAGGTGCGATTGTACAATCTGTGCTATCGCATGCTCGGCGATCCCGACGCGGCGGCGGATGTTACACAGGATGCGTTTTTGTCGGCATTCCGTAACATTCGGCGCTACCGGGGCGGGTCGTTTACCGCATGGCTGATGCGGATCGCCACCAATGGCTGCTACGACCAGCTTCGGGCACGTCAGCGCCGCCCGACCACCTCGATCGATGCCTTCTTGGACGACGAGGATCACGCGCCACGGCAGTTCGAGGATCGGGGGGAGACGCCCGACGAGCGCTCTCTGCGTAACGAGCTTGCCGGAGAAATTCAGCGCAGCCTCGATACGCTCGATTCCGATCAGCGCCTGGCGATCGTCCTGAGCGATATCCAGGGCTTCAGCTATGACGAGATCAGCGCCGTTACCGGCTGGCCGCTGGGGACGGTAAAATCTCGGTTAAGCCGGGGCCGGGCACAGTTGCGAAATGTGCTGCGTCAGGGGGAACTTTTACCGGCTCGTTACCGTCAGAGTCCTGAGTAG